A window from Bosea sp. ANAM02 encodes these proteins:
- a CDS encoding AroM family protein, whose amino-acid sequence MGKLGTLTIGQAPRADITPILDDVLDARLPRRHAGVLDGLSRAEIERGFAAEPGKPMLITKLLDGSAVVIDRARTEAAAQAKLAMLEAEGCSTILMLCTGHFESLRTETALLVEPDRILPPTVAALVQGAQLGILVPLAEQIASEAGKWGPLGRAPLYAAASPYGGDGASVSESARDLAGRGAQVLLMDCMGFVERHRREAAVAGLPVILSNSLIAKLVSEIA is encoded by the coding sequence ATGGGCAAGCTGGGAACCCTGACCATCGGCCAGGCGCCGCGCGCCGACATCACGCCGATCCTCGACGACGTGCTGGACGCGCGCCTGCCGCGTCGCCATGCCGGCGTTCTGGATGGCCTGAGCCGGGCCGAGATCGAGCGCGGTTTCGCGGCCGAGCCCGGCAAGCCCATGCTGATCACGAAGCTGCTCGACGGCAGCGCGGTCGTGATCGATCGCGCCCGCACCGAGGCGGCAGCGCAAGCCAAGCTTGCGATGCTGGAGGCGGAAGGTTGCTCGACGATCCTGATGCTCTGCACCGGGCATTTCGAGAGCCTAAGGACAGAGACGGCGCTACTGGTCGAGCCGGATCGCATCCTGCCACCGACAGTGGCTGCGCTGGTGCAGGGGGCCCAGCTCGGCATCCTCGTGCCGCTGGCGGAGCAGATCGCTTCGGAGGCCGGGAAATGGGGCCCGCTCGGCCGCGCCCCGCTTTATGCCGCCGCCTCGCCCTATGGTGGGGACGGGGCCTCTGTATCCGAGTCCGCGCGCGATCTCGCCGGACGCGGAGCGCAGGTGCTGCTGATGGACTGCATGGGCTTCGTCGAGCGCCATCGCCGCGAGGCAGCGGTCGCCGGCCTGCCGGTCATCCTCTCCAACAGCCTGATCGCGAAACTGGTCTCCGAGATCGCCTGA
- a CDS encoding TorF family putative porin codes for MPDLFRSSIFGLAMAAGIGGVQASDLPGKKGAPPIPVVPAITWFDIAVNVKAQTDYNFRGISQTDRKPGIGGGAELQIYNNLFYIGVYGASVDLATRPDAEIDFYAGIRPKFGDLAFDLGVMQYYYPSEKQFIDAAGAFWTPKNTDYTEVYGKVSYTFAESLTLGANVFHAWDWLGTGASGTYASVTAKYNLPFLEGLSVSGEFGHYWLGTTNLAIWSTVPPTNLPDYNYWNAGVSYTWKNVTADVRYHDTDLSKTECFALTADPRGITTGSGRSKWCGAAVVATLSFDITASSVGIFAPK; via the coding sequence ATGCCCGATCTCTTCCGTTCCTCGATTTTCGGCCTGGCCATGGCTGCCGGTATCGGCGGGGTCCAGGCCTCCGACCTGCCCGGCAAGAAGGGTGCGCCGCCGATTCCGGTCGTCCCGGCGATCACCTGGTTTGACATTGCCGTCAATGTGAAGGCCCAGACCGACTATAATTTCCGCGGCATCTCGCAAACCGACCGCAAGCCCGGCATCGGTGGCGGCGCCGAGCTGCAGATCTACAACAACCTGTTCTATATCGGCGTCTACGGCGCCAGCGTCGATCTCGCCACCCGTCCCGATGCGGAGATCGACTTCTATGCCGGCATCCGGCCGAAATTCGGCGATCTCGCCTTCGATCTCGGCGTGATGCAGTACTATTACCCCAGCGAAAAGCAATTCATCGACGCCGCCGGCGCGTTCTGGACGCCGAAGAATACGGATTATACCGAGGTCTACGGCAAGGTTTCCTATACCTTCGCGGAGAGCCTGACGCTCGGCGCCAACGTCTTCCACGCCTGGGACTGGCTCGGCACCGGCGCGAGCGGCACCTATGCCTCGGTGACCGCCAAGTACAACCTGCCATTTCTCGAAGGGCTCTCGGTCTCCGGCGAATTCGGCCATTACTGGCTCGGAACCACCAATCTCGCGATCTGGTCGACGGTGCCGCCGACGAACCTGCCGGATTACAATTACTGGAATGCCGGCGTTTCCTACACATGGAAGAACGTCACAGCGGATGTCCGCTATCACGACACCGACCTGTCGAAGACCGAATGCTTCGCGCTCACGGCCGATCCGCGCGGCATCACGACGGGCAGCGGCCGTTCGAAATGGTGCGGCGCGGCCGTCGTCGCAACACTCTCCTTCGACATCACCGCGAGCAGCGTCGGTATCTTCGCGCCGAAGTGA
- a CDS encoding murein L,D-transpeptidase family protein: MAIKQLALVAFVALTLAACEEDRYRGSARHNIPIPNATYALMSEKGMSKDQPILIRSYKKESELEVWKRKADGQYALLKTYPMCRWSGQLGPKIREGDRMAPEGFYAIAPQQMNPNSSYYVSFNMGYPNAYDRSYGRTGAHLMVHGACSSAGCYSMTDDQIGEIYALVREAQNAGQRAVQMQAYPFRMTAQNLAKHRLDPNIAFWKNLKEGSDYFEVTRDEPAVSVAGGRYVFNGGQAPAAVAEKRREDEVQVAALVAKGTPAIKLIYDDGDQHASFKRALASSGADALNRSASWASRDVGISRQDALALGPRVVVLDNAGKARATVRAASADNDAVLAAVAAAPVEEPVKVEAKPAVAPAATQLAKVAPGDTRQAPVLASASSTPVVPAAPAEDKPFLQRALSFMPVFGGSADQGVATAAAPVVSIVPTSPTTTNAPLPPRRASGLRTSSLDRSTAAYASQPAQR, translated from the coding sequence GTGGCAATCAAGCAACTCGCGCTCGTGGCTTTTGTTGCATTGACCCTGGCTGCCTGCGAAGAGGACCGTTATCGCGGCTCCGCCCGGCACAACATCCCGATCCCGAACGCGACCTACGCGCTGATGTCCGAAAAGGGCATGAGCAAGGACCAGCCGATCCTGATCCGCTCCTACAAGAAGGAATCGGAGCTCGAGGTCTGGAAGCGCAAGGCCGACGGGCAATACGCGCTGCTGAAGACCTATCCGATGTGCCGCTGGTCCGGCCAGCTCGGCCCGAAGATCCGCGAGGGCGATCGCATGGCGCCGGAGGGCTTCTATGCCATCGCACCGCAGCAGATGAACCCGAACTCGTCCTATTACGTCTCGTTCAACATGGGCTATCCCAACGCCTATGACCGCTCCTATGGCCGCACCGGCGCGCATCTGATGGTGCACGGCGCCTGCTCCTCGGCCGGCTGCTATTCGATGACCGACGACCAGATCGGCGAGATCTACGCCCTGGTGCGCGAGGCCCAGAACGCCGGCCAGCGCGCCGTGCAGATGCAGGCCTATCCCTTCCGGATGACCGCGCAGAACCTGGCCAAGCACCGGCTCGACCCGAACATCGCCTTCTGGAAGAACCTCAAGGAAGGCTCGGATTATTTCGAGGTCACCAGGGACGAGCCGGCCGTGTCCGTCGCCGGCGGCCGCTATGTCTTCAATGGCGGCCAGGCTCCGGCCGCCGTCGCGGAAAAGCGCCGCGAGGACGAGGTCCAGGTCGCCGCGCTCGTCGCCAAGGGCACGCCCGCGATCAAGCTGATCTATGACGACGGCGACCAGCACGCGTCTTTCAAGCGTGCGCTCGCCTCCAGCGGCGCCGATGCCCTGAACCGCTCGGCTTCCTGGGCCTCCCGCGATGTCGGCATCAGCCGCCAGGATGCGCTCGCGCTTGGCCCGCGCGTCGTCGTGCTCGACAACGCGGGCAAGGCCAGGGCAACCGTGCGCGCCGCCTCCGCCGACAATGACGCCGTCCTGGCCGCCGTCGCCGCTGCGCCGGTCGAAGAACCGGTCAAGGTGGAAGCCAAGCCTGCCGTCGCACCTGCCGCCACGCAGCTCGCCAAGGTCGCTCCGGGCGATACCCGGCAGGCGCCGGTGCTCGCAAGCGCCTCCTCGACCCCGGTCGTCCCGGCCGCTCCGGCCGAGGACAAGCCGTTCCTGCAGCGCGCGCTCAGCTTCATGCCGGTCTTCGGCGGCAGTGCCGACCAGGGCGTGGCCACGGCTGCGGCGCCGGTCGTCTCGATCGTTCCGACTTCCCCGACGACCACGAACGCCCCGCTGCCCCCGCGCCGCGCCAGCGGTCTCAGGACATCGAGCTTGGATCGGTCGACGGCAGCCTATGCCAGCCAGCCGGCGCAGCGGTAA